The Pontibacter deserti region TACCAAAAGAGCAGCAGGCAAAAGGCCGTACTATAGGCCTGATGCTGGCGCTGGTATTCCGGGTTATACTTCTGCTGTTTATCAGTTACATTGTGCAGGCAAAGGAGCCGCTGTTTACACTGGATATTCCGTTCTCCGATAATGACCAGGCTGTATCGATACGCGACCTTATATTATTTGCCGGTGGTCTGTTTTTGCTGGCTAAAAGTACTACCGAGATACACAATAAACTGGAAGGCGAAGAAGAAAGCCATGGCACTGCTAAAGCAACTGCAACGCTGGGTAAAATTCTTATCCAGATTATCCTCATCGACATCGTATTCTCTTTCGATTCTATACTTACAGCCGTTGGCCTTGTGAATAATGTGATGATCATGATCATAGCCGTTATCATCTCTATGGTGATTATGCTGCTGTTTGCTAAATATGTAAGCGATTTTGTGAACAAACACCCAACCGTTAAAATGCTGGCCTTGTCGTTCC contains the following coding sequences:
- a CDS encoding TerC family protein → MDFSIFANPDTWISLLTLTFMEVVLGIDNIVFISIIVARLPKEQQAKGRTIGLMLALVFRVILLLFISYIVQAKEPLFTLDIPFSDNDQAVSIRDLILFAGGLFLLAKSTTEIHNKLEGEEESHGTAKATATLGKILIQIILIDIVFSFDSILTAVGLVNNVMIMIIAVIISMVIMLLFAKYVSDFVNKHPTVKMLALSFLLLIGVMLVAESFHVEIPKGYIYFAMFFSLMVEMLNMRLRKKVEPVHLRQSDLKDDDAYTLID